Part of the Pieris brassicae chromosome 5, ilPieBrab1.1, whole genome shotgun sequence genome is shown below.
CAACGCGTCCTATCATAATAAGCAGTGGGATCGCGCACCAACCTCTAATTCTAAAAAAGCTGACATGCAGGCCTGGCTCACTGAAAAAGGTATACAGTACGAGGAAACACATTTGAAACCTcagttatacaatttaataaagatcaacaaagataaatttaaaacattttcgatTGATCGAATCCTAGCTGAACGAGGTCATCAGGTACTGAGACTACCACCATACCACCCCGACCTAAATCCGATTGAAATGACATGGTCGGATACTAAACAATATGTAGgcagcaaaaatataaaatggagtGTCAGTAAATGTATAGACCTAATACAAGAAAAGGTTTTACTAATGGGTACATGGGATTGGCAAAAGTTGTGTAAAAAGATGAAGGATATAGAAGAGCAATATGCAAAGAGTGATCATGTCGTGGATTTGGTAACAGAACAATTCATTATTCATGTCGATGGAGATAATTCCGAGGATAGCATTGAAGATGACGCTAGTGCCGACGAACGAAGCAGTCCTGAGCCCGGGCTCTCAGTTAGCAAAAGGCCTTGTCGCGAGACCATTGAAGGCGTGATACCGTTCTCTGATtcagattaataaaagattacaaattaaaagataatgtttttatttttctacatcccataaacttgttaaaatatcttaggTCTTTTTTGGAAATACGTTCTATGTACAGGCACTTTTTTACTGTCTCATTATATCTTATAGATGGGTAATATTACTTACATGCGCGACAGTAATCATGCGCAGCAGCTATCCTTCACATTTCGTTCAACTTAATATCGTTATTTAGGTAATCATTAATCAAAGTGGCATATAATGTATTGCGTGCGCGACAGTACACATGCGCAGCAATCCCCTCCACGTATCGGCCAGCGCTAGACTTACGTGCCACTGCCTGTAGTACTTTTATCAAGCGTTATTCCCTGATGTACACCTGTATATGTTCTTAGTTTATTTCAATAgcatttagaaaaaaatgcaaatttttatattttttgctgctgctttaatttttttttaaacgtttgtttttgtttaatgcaAGTCGTAGATAGAATCCAAACAACGCATGTTGTCTCAGTCTATAATAAACGGAAATCAAATCTGATTCTGAGCGCATTTTTGGATGCTTCAACATTTTTCACTATTGTAATTGAGTTGACAAACGGCAACACTTGTCTTAAGATTTTgtgttcatattttaaatttcgtaaGCTGCACAGTGTctaacattttgttaaatagaAATAGTCACAATGCCCAGGCGACGAAGATTTACTCCTTTGAAAAGTAAAAGAACCCCGAAGAAAGAGATAGATGATCCTAAAGGTACCAAAGAAACCCATAATTTGTATTAGAATACCTAATATTTGAGGATAGTAGATTGACATTAAGATTAAAAAAggactttttattattattgtcgatgtttaaatattttccttccaaacattaaatatattttcattattaacaaGAAAGCAAAAAAGGATTTCACAAAAATTTGCTCGTAAGACATACGAGCGATATAGGGCTTTTTATACAATAGTTTAAAATCTATTAACAGTAGATCAAGAAGTTACAACTGCCCGTGGTAGACTTAAAGGTGCATTGATGGAGATCTTAGAACCATCAGCTGGGATAGACTCTGATAACTCTTCAGACTATGTCAAAAAGGACAAGTAAGTTACCAAATCGATTGGTCACTAATattcttttacttttattttaaaaaattaaaattttaggaAGTCAACTAGTAGTGAATCATCATCAGATGAAGAGGACAGGCTATATAGAGCCCCACAACGCCAGTCATATGTCCTCAAACTATTTGATAGAAGTGTAGATCTCTCTCAGTTCTCTGATGAGACACCCTTGTATCCAATATGCAGGGCATGGATAATAAATCAACCAAAATCTGATTATAGAAAGATTAGGTAACtttcaaattatatgtatgCTATATTAAGAttcataatattgtataaaacaattacagccaatttacaatatacatagCCTACTGATTGAATAATAACACATAATATCTTCTTAATGATGGGgaacaaaaatatagattgTCATTGTGAGGGCAAGCACCTCCTTGTGGCAAATTAAATTCTTGCTAAAGACCTATGTAAACCAAAATAAACCTATCTTACTTCTTAGCACCTTCAGCTAAAACTAGCATATCCATTGCTTTCTTTccataatataaagaaaagcaCACAGTATGATTCAGAAGCGATACAAGAATAGAAGATTGTTAATTCTCTTTTATATCAATGTGACAGTGGTAATAAAGAATACAGactatatatgtattgatTACTAGTGATTTTGACAGTCCAAGTCTTCTTCCACTGCTGACTCACTACACTATTTATGAAAACGGGTTTCAAttacagtattttaaatatgggTGAAAGTATGAAAGAAGAAAATGATTCAGTTCTTGAGTTACCAGATCCTGAAGGTCCAGTCATCTCCCGTGTTCCAAATCTTATTCCTGAACAGGTGTCCGTGAACAAggacaatatttatttgaattatgtgAGTAATTgcaatattactatttatctatactattatttaaagacatgattgtttgctttttatagaaaaggaggctcatctgataaattaagtaatactGCCACCCATGGACAGTCCCACActttcttgaagaaccctgAGTCCAATTGGTTCATGATAACTGGACACTATTTGGTTGGACAtggtggtgcgcggaaaaaactgctttaaatagcgctcagttgtggaacggcggacgttgTGGTAATATGGGtggtatttcgtattctgtcTCAACGTCCGAGTCCATccaatgatgaaactcagctgcattTATTAATCAGAACTACTCCTCTGATCACGCTCTATGGTAAATGCAGTAGAAGCATGCAAAGAGACTCCACATCTCTACGAAAAGAGAAGGAATTCTAtatacttagtctggccataaatcccgtaaaaaaaattaacaaaatattacatttgaatttagaatcatttagtcatttttatatcattgttcattgggttttggcgccaatacattgtaaaatactttgctatatttaaatagagtgtggtgataaagagaaccaAATCACTGTGATTGCATAAtacaaagtaggtatggagccagatgcaatttttaaaactccatacgcttggtatAACGTTTGTGTACAACGAACCTCTCGAGGTCACagaaaatttttgtttatggaTGAGACTTTTTACAATTgagcaacattttaataaacaatatgacCGTATTTATGCTCAAAGCTCTTAGGAAGCTATCCAATTAGTCGACGAGTCGAGAGTCGAGTGCAACATCGGCACTATCCGACTTCAGTGATGTTTTGGTGGGGTAGCTATGAACTGAGGTAGACTGAGctatacttttatgaaaaaggtatcaaaacatTGGCACATGTCTATCAAAATACCATTCTTGTGAAGGTAAAGCCCCTTAACAACACCATCttcaataaccaagaatggtccttccaACAAGACTCGTCGCCGGGTCATGGTCGAAAACCAACGTTTCGGACTACATCAGAGCTGAAGACGGGTCGTCGTCTAGTCCCGTCTTAATCCGCttgattatgatttatggtcagttttagagagtaTGGTTTGCTCTAAAcgccatgataatttggagtcccGAACCAATCCATACGATtggcagtgaagaattttcccatgGAAAGAGTGCATGCTTGTATTGATATCTGGCCTGAACGTTTTGCAggcaaatttttttatatttatgtattaaattaatacttgttatttccaatagaattttttttgcaaCATTCCTATAGCTAttgattaacattaattaaggaAGTTGACATAGAATGTCTGTACTAAAAAACATTGTAGTATGCCGACATTGCTTTTTTATACGTCAGTGCATTAAGCAAAGATTTTGCTCAGCGGACTATCTGTCAAATTTGAATGTGCAAATCTCTTATTTCCAGGAACATCCTCTTCCGACTAAAGATGAATTGCTCTCTACAAACATGAAAAGATGGAGCAAAGTGCGCGTCGCATGGCAAGACCAATCTCAATTAGTACATCAGCGATATGCTTCCACACAGGATGTGCTCAATAAACTGAATGTcaagtatgtatattaaaaaatgccaATGTTCTACATTATtagacataatattattattaaactgacTCTGTGAGTTGTTACATTGGGTATGTTAcgaaaattaactttttattattattactaacgaacattattttttcagtGGACTGTAGAATGCGCTCGTAGGATCAGTTGGTAGGGATGTATCTagttgtttaaaatttgttttgtggtatgattatttaaatcgtgATTGTAAATAGTATATCTGATTGACTTTatgaattcaattttttttatcaatccttttcttaatttttctttaatattgtaCTTAAAAAGAGAAAACATTGATTCCTTtgataacttttaataatcaattattgtaaatatgaataaaaagtgTTGTATAAGATTTTGaagtgtaattatttaatgtaacattTACTTAGATTTCAGTTTTTTCTTCTCTGTTTCCTTTCGTGGACATTCCAACTGCCTGTGGCCCTTTTCATGGCACTTGTAACAAGACTGTAAGTCAAGAATGAAAATAATCacctaaatttaataaactccaTAATCTTCTTtagataacaaatattaaactaaatttctAAATGCATCTCGGTAGGCATTAGACTACCTTGTATAGGAAAACTCTACTAAAATCAGACTAGcagttttaagaaaaaatgtgATCATACAAATATGcaggcatttttttattattttatttatctaaaatggCCCAAAGCTTAGCCTCAAGCTCCATATAGCCTATACATGCAGTGCAAGAATGTTGAAGGCTGCATTCTCTTGTCTCTGATACCAAAAGTTACTTTGTGAATcactactttaaaaataataattttcatttaaaaaatattattgc
Proteins encoded:
- the LOC123709398 gene encoding protein lin-37 homolog isoform X2 is translated as MPRRRRFTPLKSKRTPKKEIDDPKDQEVTTARGRLKGALMEILEPSAGIDSDNSSDYVKKDKKSTSSESSSDEEDRLYRAPQRQSYVLKLFDRSVDLSQFSDETPLYPICRAWIINQPKSDYRKISILNMGESMKEENDSVLELPDPEGPVISRVPNLIPEQVSVNKDNIYLNYEHPLPTKDELLSTNMKRWSKVRVAWQDQSQLVHQRYASTQDVLNKLNVNGL
- the LOC123709398 gene encoding protein lin-37 homolog isoform X1; protein product: MPRRRRFTPLKSKRTPKKEIDDPKVDQEVTTARGRLKGALMEILEPSAGIDSDNSSDYVKKDKKSTSSESSSDEEDRLYRAPQRQSYVLKLFDRSVDLSQFSDETPLYPICRAWIINQPKSDYRKISILNMGESMKEENDSVLELPDPEGPVISRVPNLIPEQVSVNKDNIYLNYEHPLPTKDELLSTNMKRWSKVRVAWQDQSQLVHQRYASTQDVLNKLNVNGL